From one Helicobacter ganmani genomic stretch:
- the nuoL gene encoding NADH-quinone oxidoreductase subunit L yields MEAILYIALFAPLVGSLFGIPFASKQKLISVGIFASLMLGFSFLASALLFVHTLQGGVVKVILMDWIGAGGLYIPFGFLVDSVSATMIFVVTLVSLCVHIYSIGYMSHDKSFNRFFIYLSAFVFSMLILVMSDNFAGLFIGWEGVGLCSWMLIGFWYERDSASFAANEAFIMNRIADLGMLLGIFLIYWTFGTLSYEEVLSSVYEAPKGILIAIGILLFVGAMGKSAQFPLHTWLADAMEGPTPVSALIHAATMVTAGVYLVIRANPLYTMIPEIGFLIASLGAFVALFAATMALVNKDLKRIIAYSTLSQLGYMFVAAGLEAYWIALFHLATHAFFKSLLFLGAGNVMHAMHDKLDISKMGALYRPLKITAILMILASIALAGIYPFSGFFSKDKILEAAFGSGAYILWGILLLGAFLTAFYSFRLIMLVFFGEKKHEEEHPYEAYPYMLYAMLPLGILAVFAGFFEPTFHHFVTQTLPDFSANLESQTIWNLIFLTSFVALSGIAFAVLKYKKGGFSSKWQETFIYQLLSHQYYIPMLYDRLFIQNYIRLAKVAWLIDKCVVDFVVDMIARFLNSSGESMQWIQGGNLSKMLKIMFFGVVVLLLLVLIFFVCMEAVWTTF; encoded by the coding sequence ATGGAAGCGATTTTATATATTGCATTGTTTGCGCCATTGGTGGGTTCATTGTTTGGGATTCCATTTGCTTCAAAGCAGAAGTTGATTAGTGTTGGAATCTTTGCTTCCTTGATGTTGGGATTTTCATTTCTAGCCTCTGCATTGCTTTTTGTGCATACATTACAAGGTGGTGTTGTCAAAGTAATACTAATGGATTGGATTGGAGCTGGGGGACTTTATATTCCTTTTGGATTTTTAGTAGATAGTGTTAGTGCGACAATGATATTTGTAGTAACGCTTGTTTCTTTGTGCGTGCATATCTATTCTATTGGTTATATGAGCCACGATAAAAGTTTCAATAGATTCTTTATTTATTTGAGTGCTTTCGTCTTTTCTATGCTGATTTTGGTTATGAGTGATAACTTTGCAGGATTATTCATTGGCTGGGAAGGCGTTGGACTTTGTTCTTGGATGTTGATTGGATTTTGGTATGAGCGTGATTCTGCTTCTTTTGCAGCAAATGAAGCCTTTATTATGAATAGAATCGCTGACCTTGGAATGTTGCTTGGAATCTTTTTAATCTATTGGACTTTTGGCACTTTGAGCTATGAAGAAGTTTTAAGTAGTGTGTATGAAGCACCCAAAGGGATTTTAATAGCAATTGGGATTCTACTTTTTGTGGGTGCAATGGGTAAAAGTGCGCAATTTCCTTTGCATACTTGGCTCGCAGATGCGATGGAAGGTCCAACCCCTGTTTCTGCATTAATCCACGCGGCAACAATGGTAACTGCTGGAGTTTATTTAGTGATTCGGGCGAATCCACTTTATACAATGATTCCTGAAATTGGCTTTTTAATTGCGAGTTTAGGAGCATTTGTAGCACTTTTTGCTGCAACTATGGCATTAGTGAATAAGGATTTGAAACGTATTATCGCATATTCTACTCTTTCGCAGTTAGGTTATATGTTTGTTGCAGCAGGATTAGAGGCTTATTGGATTGCTCTTTTTCACCTTGCGACTCACGCTTTTTTTAAATCTTTGTTGTTCTTGGGAGCTGGAAATGTAATGCACGCTATGCACGATAAATTGGATATTTCAAAAATGGGAGCACTTTATCGTCCCCTTAAAATTACTGCAATTTTGATGATTTTAGCGTCTATTGCCTTAGCGGGAATCTATCCGTTCTCTGGATTTTTCTCCAAAGATAAAATCTTGGAAGCTGCATTCGGTTCTGGAGCTTATATCTTATGGGGAATATTATTGTTGGGTGCGTTTTTAACTGCATTTTATAGCTTCCGACTGATTATGCTTGTATTTTTTGGCGAGAAAAAGCACGAAGAAGAGCATCCCTATGAGGCTTATCCTTATATGCTTTATGCTATGTTGCCGCTTGGAATCTTGGCGGTATTTGCGGGATTCTTTGAGCCAACTTTTCATCATTTTGTTACGCAAACCCTGCCTGATTTTAGCGCAAATTTGGAATCTCAAACCATTTGGAATCTTATTTTCTTGACTTCTTTTGTGGCTTTAAGTGGGATTGCATTTGCGGTGTTAAAATACAAAAAAGGTGGTTTTTCTTCTAAATGGCAGGAAACTTTTATTTATCAACTCTTAAGCCATCAGTATTATATTCCTATGCTGTATGATAGGCTGTTTATACAGAATTATATTAGGCTTGCCAAAGTTGCTTGGTTGATTGATAAGTGTGTGGTAGATTTCGTAGTAGATATGATTGCAAGATTCCTTAATAGTAGCGGAGAAAGTATGCAATGGATTCAAGGTGGGAATCTTTCTAAAATGTTAAAAATTATGTTTTTTGGTGTGGTAGTTTTATTGCTACTTGTATTAATATTTTTTGTTTGTATGGAGGCAGTATGGACTACCTTTTAA
- the nuoK gene encoding NADH-quinone oxidoreductase subunit NuoK produces MITLNHYLILSSLMFMIGVFGMLRRKNLLMLFFATEILLSSVNVGFVAVGKYLGDLNGQMFAFFILAVAASEVAIGVGLLIAWYKKHHTLDLDKLQIMEG; encoded by the coding sequence ATGATAACGCTTAATCATTATTTGATTTTATCTAGTCTTATGTTTATGATTGGCGTCTTTGGAATGCTTAGACGCAAAAATTTACTAATGTTATTTTTTGCAACAGAGATTTTGTTAAGCTCTGTAAATGTCGGATTCGTCGCCGTTGGAAAATATCTCGGGGATTTAAATGGACAAATGTTTGCATTCTTTATTCTCGCTGTTGCGGCAAGCGAAGTTGCAATTGGGGTAGGGTTGCTTATTGCTTGGTATAAAAAGCATCATACATTAGATTTAGATAAATTACAAATTATGGAAGGCTAA
- the nuoH gene encoding NADH-quinone oxidoreductase subunit NuoH, producing the protein MNYIIETLIKILLVVLIFSALAGFTTYVERKILAFFQRRLGPTMVGPFGVLQILADGIKLFTKEDIVPSGANRLIFRIAPTITAATAFIAMAPIPFFPEFELFGYTIQPIISDINVGILFVLGVGAAGLYGPLLGGISANSKWSILGAARTAVQLLSFEVVSGLSLLAPLMLVGSLSLIDINNYQGGGITNWLIFSQPLAFVLFLFAGYAELNRTPFDLLEHEAEIVAGYATEYAGMRWGMFFIGEYASMIALSFVVSLIFLGGFNPLGFIPGGIAIILKVSFLIFLFMWARAAYPHIRPDQLMGLCWRVLFPLALLNVFVTGIICLGGGN; encoded by the coding sequence ATGAATTATATTATTGAGACGCTGATTAAAATTTTACTTGTCGTGCTGATTTTTTCAGCATTGGCAGGTTTTACGACTTATGTAGAGCGCAAGATTCTAGCTTTTTTCCAACGTCGTTTAGGTCCAACGATGGTGGGACCTTTTGGGGTTTTGCAGATTTTAGCCGATGGGATTAAGCTTTTTACCAAAGAAGATATTGTGCCAAGTGGAGCAAATCGCCTTATCTTTAGAATCGCACCAACAATTACAGCAGCAACCGCTTTTATCGCAATGGCTCCAATTCCATTTTTTCCTGAATTTGAGCTTTTTGGTTATACCATTCAACCTATCATTTCAGATATTAATGTCGGGATTCTATTTGTGCTTGGTGTTGGGGCTGCTGGCTTATATGGTCCTTTGCTGGGTGGTATTAGTGCAAATAGTAAATGGTCTATTTTGGGGGCAGCAAGAACAGCGGTGCAATTACTTAGTTTTGAAGTTGTTTCTGGGTTATCTCTTTTGGCGCCTTTAATGTTAGTTGGCTCTTTATCCTTGATTGATATTAACAATTATCAAGGAGGAGGAATCACAAATTGGCTGATATTTTCACAGCCTCTAGCGTTTGTTTTATTTTTGTTTGCTGGTTATGCAGAGCTTAATAGGACACCCTTTGATTTGCTAGAACACGAAGCGGAAATTGTTGCGGGATATGCGACAGAATATGCGGGAATGCGTTGGGGAATGTTTTTTATTGGTGAATATGCAAGTATGATTGCATTGTCTTTTGTTGTGTCTTTGATTTTCCTAGGTGGTTTTAATCCGCTTGGATTCATTCCCGGAGGAATCGCAATTATCTTAAAAGTCAGTTTTCTTATCTTTTTATTTATGTGGGCAAGAGCAGCTTATCCTCATATTCGCCCAGACCAACTTATGGGTTTATGTTGGAGAGTCTTATTTCCGCTCGCACTTTTAAATGTTTTTGTTACGGGTATCATTTGTTTAGGAGGTGGAAATTGA
- a CDS encoding NADH-quinone oxidoreductase subunit G: MEKIKVTIEGCEILCEEGESILNAARANEVFIPAICYLSCASPTLACKMCMVEADGKRVYACNAKVKEGMQILVNTKEIEEERKAIMQAYVVNHPLQCGVCDKSGECELQNYTHYVGVDEQNYAMKDDEKKFDSWGKAVYDPNLCIVCERCVTLCKDKIGKSHIKAQKREGDMPSKEYKDIMPKDAYGVWTKFKKSLIGLNGVEAEACADCAECVSVCPVGALTIGHFQYRSNAWELEKIPSTCVHCGNGCALTYEVKQSGIGGDERKVYRVSSDWNFSTLCPAGRLGFDVNNRQVQKDKEAFNASIAAFKEAQTIRFAGNISNEEALILQNLKEKFGYKLVCEEVYPFKRFLDSYLKVSGSLGNANQKDITQSTFVMCFGGALSYDMPVVTHKINNAMKQNKGANLAYFHTMQDVVVNRFVKTTINGIYKPNSEEALALLLASVCIPREQMPLSLKSQIERYERKEMQTITKEVKKKVKVKELDKEGNVVLDEEGNEKFIEKEEVEKIAQEVEVITSALYDYCGGLKESIEATKNGIQGAKNPILIVGFDVYRAKNSENIAKILGYIENLSMVKILLLPPTTNALGIALICELDKEGVGYSIGYNAQGHYRIGVGAENSLQMPYLNEQEGTLVNVDKRVVPLTPATSYNGYELNDIAKVLGLEYESTIDYTSELSIEKGFKSVEYDDLKFGFLNDGSEVRGYLLGVHFPKEPLEISPIELTELESYNLYARNPIAHFSESTLQSAYLDTKNGLQCSEAYAQKLGINAGDKVEVRFANGEVVETLAILDKEMEGEFAALGVCEFEEFKLFPTTRYANVSLKVLV, encoded by the coding sequence ATGGAAAAAATAAAAGTAACGATTGAGGGTTGTGAGATTCTTTGTGAAGAGGGCGAGAGCATTTTGAATGCCGCGCGTGCCAATGAAGTGTTTATTCCCGCGATTTGTTATCTTTCTTGTGCATCTCCTACGCTTGCGTGTAAAATGTGTATGGTAGAGGCGGATGGCAAACGCGTGTATGCGTGTAATGCAAAAGTAAAGGAGGGTATGCAAATCTTGGTAAATACCAAAGAAATTGAAGAAGAGCGCAAAGCAATTATGCAAGCGTATGTTGTAAATCACCCTTTGCAGTGCGGAGTATGCGACAAAAGCGGTGAATGTGAATTGCAAAATTACACACATTATGTAGGCGTAGATGAGCAGAATTATGCGATGAAAGATGATGAGAAGAAATTTGATTCTTGGGGTAAGGCAGTTTATGACCCAAATCTTTGTATTGTATGTGAACGTTGCGTAACACTCTGTAAAGATAAAATTGGTAAATCTCACATTAAAGCCCAAAAACGCGAAGGTGATATGCCGTCCAAAGAATATAAAGATATTATGCCAAAAGATGCTTATGGGGTTTGGACGAAATTCAAAAAATCCTTGATAGGACTAAATGGTGTGGAGGCAGAAGCGTGCGCTGATTGTGCGGAGTGTGTCAGTGTATGCCCCGTAGGTGCGCTCACGATTGGGCATTTTCAGTATCGTTCCAATGCGTGGGAGTTAGAGAAAATCCCTAGCACTTGTGTGCATTGCGGTAATGGTTGTGCGCTGACCTATGAAGTGAAGCAAAGCGGAATCGGAGGAGATGAAAGAAAGGTATATCGCGTCAGTAGTGATTGGAATTTTTCTACACTTTGTCCTGCGGGAAGATTGGGCTTTGATGTGAATAATCGGCAAGTCCAAAAAGATAAGGAAGCTTTCAACGCAAGCATTGCCGCCTTTAAAGAAGCACAAACGATTCGTTTTGCAGGAAATATAAGCAACGAGGAAGCTTTGATTTTACAGAATCTAAAAGAAAAGTTTGGTTATAAGTTGGTATGTGAGGAAGTTTATCCTTTTAAAAGATTTTTAGATTCTTATTTGAAAGTTAGTGGCTCGTTAGGAAACGCAAATCAAAAAGATATTACACAAAGCACTTTTGTTATGTGCTTTGGTGGAGCATTGAGCTATGATATGCCTGTGGTTACACATAAAATTAACAATGCAATGAAACAGAATAAAGGCGCGAATTTAGCGTATTTTCACACAATGCAAGATGTTGTTGTGAATCGTTTTGTAAAAACCACAATTAATGGAATCTATAAACCAAATAGCGAAGAAGCCCTTGCATTGTTGTTGGCAAGTGTGTGTATTCCAAGAGAGCAAATGCCTCTTTCTTTGAAATCACAAATTGAACGATACGAACGCAAAGAAATGCAGACAATTACAAAAGAAGTCAAAAAGAAAGTTAAGGTAAAAGAGCTAGACAAAGAGGGTAATGTTGTCTTAGACGAGGAGGGTAATGAAAAATTTATAGAAAAAGAGGAAGTAGAAAAAATCGCACAAGAAGTAGAAGTTATCACAAGTGCATTGTATGATTATTGCGGTGGCTTGAAAGAATCCATAGAAGCGACAAAGAATGGAATACAGGGCGCAAAGAATCCGATTTTGATTGTCGGATTTGATGTGTATCGTGCGAAAAATTCCGAAAATATTGCAAAAATCTTGGGCTATATTGAAAATTTGAGTATGGTTAAGATTCTATTGCTTCCACCTACGACAAATGCATTAGGTATTGCTTTGATTTGTGAGTTAGATAAAGAGGGCGTGGGATATAGTATTGGCTACAATGCGCAAGGGCATTATAGAATCGGCGTGGGTGCAGAAAACTCTCTACAAATGCCTTATCTAAATGAGCAAGAAGGCACATTGGTAAATGTGGATAAAAGGGTTGTGCCTTTAACTCCTGCAACGTCTTATAATGGATATGAATTAAATGATATTGCCAAAGTGCTGGGGCTAGAATACGAATCCACGATAGATTACACATCGGAATTATCCATAGAAAAAGGCTTTAAAAGTGTAGAATACGATGATTTGAAGTTTGGATTTTTAAACGATGGCTCTGAAGTGCGTGGGTATTTGTTGGGAGTTCATTTCCCAAAAGAACCTTTAGAGATTTCGCCAATAGAATTGACAGAGTTGGAATCCTATAATCTCTATGCGCGCAATCCGATTGCACATTTTTCAGAAAGCACTTTGCAATCTGCATATCTGGATACTAAAAATGGATTGCAATGCAGTGAAGCATACGCTCAAAAGCTTGGAATTAACGCAGGAGATAAGGTGGAAGTGCGTTTTGCAAATGGAGAAGTGGTAGAAACCTTAGCGATTCTTGATAAAGAAATGGAGGGTGAATTTGCAGCACTTGGCGTGTGCGAATTTGAGGAATTTAAACTTTTTCCAACAACGCGTTATGCGAATGTTTCTTTAAAGGTTTTGGTATGA
- a CDS encoding NADH-quinone oxidoreductase subunit J: protein MLEAIAFYTFCALTLAMFLVVVTTRNILYALSALAAGMIFVSAFFFLLGAEFLGVVQIVVYTGAVIALYAFAMMFFDAQKLQNEKIANPRVLFVLSGLGALLLVIVVVAPIITQNLATLEAVIPPQEGVGNVQMVGYVLFTKFLIPFEIAAMMLLVAMIAGIVLAGKGMHYSLTLNEQAPKGEQDDNA from the coding sequence ATGCTTGAAGCCATTGCGTTTTACACATTTTGCGCTTTAACTTTAGCAATGTTTTTGGTCGTGGTTACAACGCGCAATATCCTTTATGCCTTAAGTGCATTGGCGGCGGGAATGATTTTTGTTTCTGCTTTTTTCTTTTTGCTTGGAGCAGAATTTTTGGGTGTTGTGCAAATTGTCGTTTATACGGGAGCGGTCATTGCGCTTTATGCTTTTGCGATGATGTTTTTTGATGCTCAAAAATTACAAAATGAAAAAATTGCGAATCCTAGGGTTTTGTTTGTCTTAAGCGGTTTGGGGGCATTACTGCTTGTTATTGTGGTTGTTGCTCCGATTATTACGCAGAATCTTGCAACTTTAGAAGCTGTGATTCCACCACAAGAGGGTGTGGGAAATGTGCAAATGGTAGGCTATGTGCTTTTTACAAAATTTCTGATTCCTTTTGAAATTGCGGCAATGATGTTGCTTGTAGCAATGATTGCGGGAATTGTGCTAGCTGGCAAAGGAATGCATTATTCTCTAACCTTAAATGAGCAAGCACCAAAAGGAGAGCAAGATGATAACGCTTAA
- the nuoI gene encoding NADH-quinone oxidoreductase subunit NuoI — translation MSKYIKIVEQTPLLSNAQKFVRFWNRALKGELFVGLWLVFKEFYKAQIHTVQYPLEKLPLSPRYRAVHELKRLLESGNERCIGCGLCEKICVANCIRMETGYGEDRRKKVFEYSINFGRCIYCGLCAEVCPELAIVHGKRYENASEQRASFALKNDMLTPIDKVLSGRDSEFSGVGSISVDADKHIKLTPLKYLEETDENAIKTTAEIKQKEEVNA, via the coding sequence TTGAGTAAATATATCAAGATTGTTGAGCAAACACCTCTCTTGAGTAATGCGCAAAAATTTGTGAGGTTTTGGAATCGCGCATTAAAGGGTGAATTGTTTGTAGGCTTGTGGCTTGTATTTAAGGAGTTTTACAAGGCGCAAATCCACACTGTGCAATATCCATTAGAAAAATTACCATTAAGTCCGCGTTATCGTGCAGTGCATGAGCTAAAACGTTTGCTTGAAAGCGGAAACGAGCGATGTATTGGTTGCGGATTATGTGAAAAGATTTGTGTGGCAAATTGCATTCGTATGGAAACAGGATATGGTGAGGATAGACGCAAAAAAGTCTTTGAATATAGCATTAACTTTGGGCGATGTATTTATTGCGGATTGTGTGCAGAGGTTTGCCCTGAACTTGCGATTGTGCATGGAAAGAGATACGAGAATGCAAGCGAACAAAGAGCGTCTTTTGCTTTGAAAAATGATATGCTAACACCGATTGATAAAGTGTTAAGCGGGCGGGATTCTGAATTTAGCGGTGTTGGAAGCATAAGCGTAGATGCGGATAAACATATTAAGCTCACCCCTTTGAAATATTTAGAAGAGACAGATGAAAATGCAATAAAAACAACCGCAGAAATAAAACAAAAGGAGGAAGTCAATGCTTGA